From a region of the Toxotes jaculatrix isolate fToxJac2 chromosome 7, fToxJac2.pri, whole genome shotgun sequence genome:
- the fam219ab gene encoding protein FAM219A isoform X2, protein MMEEIDRFQVPSAVQEAEMQAEMQPLDPASSTASEADSDTREGEPRELARKGSLKNGNTVGSPVNQQPKKNNVMARTRLVVPNKGYSSLDQSPDEKPLVALDTDSDDDFDMSRYSSSGYSSAEQINQDLNIQLLKDGYRLDEIPDDEDLDLIPPKSVNPTCMCCQATSSTTCQIQ, encoded by the exons ATGATGGAAGAAATAGATAGATTTCAAGTGCCGAGTGCCGTGCAGGAGGCGGAGATGCAGGCTGAGATGCAGCCGCTG GACCCTGCCTCGTCCACGGCCTCAGAGGCGGACTCAGACACCAGAGAGGGGGAACCT agagagcttGCGAGGAAGGGCTCGTTGAAGAACGGCAACACTGTAGGTAGTCCAGTCAACCAGCAGCCGAAGAAGAACAACGTCATGGCCAGAACACG GTTGGTAGTGCCCAATAAAGGTTATTCCTCTTTAGACCAGAGCCCAGATGAGAAGCCCTTGGTGGCCCtagacacagacag tgACGATGACTTTGACATGTCTAGATACTCATCATCGGGATACTCCTCTGCTGAG caAATTAACCAGGATCTGAACATCCAGCTGCTGAAAGATGGCTACCGCCTAGATGAGATCCCAGACGACGAGGACCTGGATCTGATCCCACCCAAATCAGTCAACCCTACCTGCATGTGCTGCCAGGcaacctcctccaccacctgtCAAATACAGTAA
- the fam219ab gene encoding protein FAM219A isoform X1 has translation MMEEIDRFQVPSAVQEAEMQAEMQPLDPASSTASEADSDTREGEPVTINYKPSPLQMKIEKQRELARKGSLKNGNTVGSPVNQQPKKNNVMARTRLVVPNKGYSSLDQSPDEKPLVALDTDSDDDFDMSRYSSSGYSSAEQINQDLNIQLLKDGYRLDEIPDDEDLDLIPPKSVNPTCMCCQATSSTTCQIQ, from the exons ATGATGGAAGAAATAGATAGATTTCAAGTGCCGAGTGCCGTGCAGGAGGCGGAGATGCAGGCTGAGATGCAGCCGCTG GACCCTGCCTCGTCCACGGCCTCAGAGGCGGACTCAGACACCAGAGAGGGGGAACCTGTCACCATCAACTACAAGCCCTCAccactgcagatgaaaataG agaaacagagagagcttGCGAGGAAGGGCTCGTTGAAGAACGGCAACACTGTAGGTAGTCCAGTCAACCAGCAGCCGAAGAAGAACAACGTCATGGCCAGAACACG GTTGGTAGTGCCCAATAAAGGTTATTCCTCTTTAGACCAGAGCCCAGATGAGAAGCCCTTGGTGGCCCtagacacagacag tgACGATGACTTTGACATGTCTAGATACTCATCATCGGGATACTCCTCTGCTGAG caAATTAACCAGGATCTGAACATCCAGCTGCTGAAAGATGGCTACCGCCTAGATGAGATCCCAGACGACGAGGACCTGGATCTGATCCCACCCAAATCAGTCAACCCTACCTGCATGTGCTGCCAGGcaacctcctccaccacctgtCAAATACAGTAA
- the fam219ab gene encoding protein FAM219A isoform X3, translated as MMEEIDRFQDPASSTASEADSDTREGEPVTINYKPSPLQMKIEKQRELARKGSLKNGNTVGSPVNQQPKKNNVMARTRLVVPNKGYSSLDQSPDEKPLVALDTDSDDDFDMSRYSSSGYSSAEQINQDLNIQLLKDGYRLDEIPDDEDLDLIPPKSVNPTCMCCQATSSTTCQIQ; from the exons ATGATGGAAGAAATAGATAGATTTCAA GACCCTGCCTCGTCCACGGCCTCAGAGGCGGACTCAGACACCAGAGAGGGGGAACCTGTCACCATCAACTACAAGCCCTCAccactgcagatgaaaataG agaaacagagagagcttGCGAGGAAGGGCTCGTTGAAGAACGGCAACACTGTAGGTAGTCCAGTCAACCAGCAGCCGAAGAAGAACAACGTCATGGCCAGAACACG GTTGGTAGTGCCCAATAAAGGTTATTCCTCTTTAGACCAGAGCCCAGATGAGAAGCCCTTGGTGGCCCtagacacagacag tgACGATGACTTTGACATGTCTAGATACTCATCATCGGGATACTCCTCTGCTGAG caAATTAACCAGGATCTGAACATCCAGCTGCTGAAAGATGGCTACCGCCTAGATGAGATCCCAGACGACGAGGACCTGGATCTGATCCCACCCAAATCAGTCAACCCTACCTGCATGTGCTGCCAGGcaacctcctccaccacctgtCAAATACAGTAA
- the fam219ab gene encoding protein FAM219A isoform X4, with protein sequence MMEEIDRFQDPASSTASEADSDTREGEPRELARKGSLKNGNTVGSPVNQQPKKNNVMARTRLVVPNKGYSSLDQSPDEKPLVALDTDSDDDFDMSRYSSSGYSSAEQINQDLNIQLLKDGYRLDEIPDDEDLDLIPPKSVNPTCMCCQATSSTTCQIQ encoded by the exons ATGATGGAAGAAATAGATAGATTTCAA GACCCTGCCTCGTCCACGGCCTCAGAGGCGGACTCAGACACCAGAGAGGGGGAACCT agagagcttGCGAGGAAGGGCTCGTTGAAGAACGGCAACACTGTAGGTAGTCCAGTCAACCAGCAGCCGAAGAAGAACAACGTCATGGCCAGAACACG GTTGGTAGTGCCCAATAAAGGTTATTCCTCTTTAGACCAGAGCCCAGATGAGAAGCCCTTGGTGGCCCtagacacagacag tgACGATGACTTTGACATGTCTAGATACTCATCATCGGGATACTCCTCTGCTGAG caAATTAACCAGGATCTGAACATCCAGCTGCTGAAAGATGGCTACCGCCTAGATGAGATCCCAGACGACGAGGACCTGGATCTGATCCCACCCAAATCAGTCAACCCTACCTGCATGTGCTGCCAGGcaacctcctccaccacctgtCAAATACAGTAA